A portion of the Lysinibacillus timonensis genome contains these proteins:
- a CDS encoding YcdB/YcdC domain-containing protein: MRKWGILVTTTALSFGIVSSVGHAQSPVEPLPEKIAIEVQSAETKVSKSVLIKKFKEIFPTQFNFLTENDFHMSNAHHFPDDDRIRYDLSFQKVVQGKDVYGNVTFVGDNLDIENFYYQPANSADALFPAKVSKEDAQKIAADFLKKFSDGSSYELDLSNGDYYYYSNQLITEPIRYDFSFVQKVNNILVPDKRAHITVLGNGEIIQFSRYSQVGNKATYDDAKKVKNEKEILQKVKDNLNVTLKYQINYDYQTGEETVALVYKPTIGTFGVNALTGEWQTSNGFVKDAPKVPTLEKLSTTALPPKQPNITMEQAEKLAEQLLKIDEEEVKLTINSINEYENPDGQTILSVHFSYDWEFGGYGSSIEINKATGEILHYYDIKNDVLRELGKLQNKEPLSKDDAQAKAIEYLKEYVPSHLHNYAKPIDEPYLEKQRGIYNFTFPRVVNGVVVEGNDIYVSIGPNGSLNSLSVNHLNTDHWPTTENIITSQQAKTQFINSLDLDLQYVDADNDPKTAHYNLVYSPIYNGDQTSYLDATSGKWKSLFEKGEYPTVTHPDAEEELNYLIQNQILEVKDAKSFNADAAITNGEALSILVKSLSYFYVYDTPENLQTNQSFNNVGPDHPLYPIVERAVQMGILKPTDSFNPDGNLSREQLAVWYVRAIGLDAAAKYNVIYQLTVTDADQVQDEFAGYVALANVLKLISVENNQFNPQGNVSYADIAKSIFNVAHSIHDHGLVVHPY, encoded by the coding sequence ATGAGGAAATGGGGCATCCTCGTCACAACGACAGCATTGTCATTCGGCATTGTTTCATCAGTTGGACATGCTCAATCGCCTGTTGAGCCGTTACCAGAAAAGATTGCAATTGAGGTACAATCTGCAGAAACAAAAGTATCGAAAAGTGTGTTAATAAAAAAGTTTAAGGAAATATTCCCAACGCAATTTAATTTTTTAACTGAAAATGACTTCCACATGAGTAATGCGCATCATTTTCCTGATGACGATCGAATTCGGTATGATTTAAGTTTCCAAAAAGTAGTTCAAGGTAAAGATGTTTATGGAAATGTAACATTTGTTGGTGATAATTTAGACATTGAAAACTTCTATTATCAACCGGCAAATAGTGCGGATGCATTATTCCCAGCTAAAGTATCGAAAGAAGATGCACAAAAAATTGCGGCGGATTTCCTTAAGAAATTCTCTGATGGAAGCAGTTACGAATTAGATTTAAGTAACGGCGATTACTACTATTATTCAAATCAATTAATTACTGAGCCGATTCGTTATGATTTTTCATTTGTACAAAAAGTTAATAACATTTTAGTCCCTGACAAACGTGCACATATAACAGTGCTAGGTAATGGTGAGATTATTCAATTTAGCCGCTATTCACAGGTCGGAAATAAGGCAACATATGATGATGCAAAAAAAGTAAAAAATGAAAAAGAAATTTTACAAAAAGTAAAAGATAACTTAAATGTAACTTTAAAATATCAAATTAACTATGACTACCAAACAGGTGAGGAAACAGTAGCACTTGTTTATAAGCCAACAATCGGTACTTTTGGTGTAAATGCATTAACTGGTGAATGGCAAACGTCAAATGGTTTTGTAAAGGATGCACCAAAAGTTCCTACGTTAGAAAAATTATCAACGACTGCTCTACCTCCAAAGCAACCAAATATCACAATGGAACAAGCAGAAAAATTAGCGGAACAGTTGTTGAAAATTGACGAAGAAGAAGTGAAATTAACAATCAACTCCATTAATGAATATGAAAACCCAGATGGTCAAACGATTTTGAGTGTGCATTTCTCATATGATTGGGAATTTGGAGGTTATGGTTCAAGTATTGAAATAAACAAGGCTACAGGGGAGATTCTCCATTATTACGATATTAAAAACGACGTATTGAGAGAATTAGGTAAATTACAAAATAAAGAACCTCTTTCGAAAGATGATGCTCAAGCGAAAGCAATTGAATACTTAAAAGAATATGTTCCTTCTCATTTGCACAATTACGCAAAACCAATAGATGAGCCATATTTAGAAAAACAACGTGGTATTTATAATTTTACATTCCCACGAGTTGTTAATGGCGTCGTAGTTGAAGGAAATGACATTTATGTTTCAATCGGTCCAAACGGTTCCTTAAATAGTTTATCAGTAAATCATTTAAATACAGATCATTGGCCAACAACAGAAAACATTATTACTAGTCAACAAGCAAAAACGCAATTCATTAATTCGCTTGATTTAGATTTACAGTATGTAGATGCTGATAATGATCCAAAAACGGCTCATTATAACCTTGTGTACTCACCAATTTACAATGGAGATCAAACAAGCTATCTAGATGCAACATCTGGCAAATGGAAGAGTTTGTTTGAGAAAGGTGAGTATCCTACGGTGACACATCCGGATGCTGAAGAGGAGTTAAATTATTTAATTCAAAATCAAATACTAGAAGTGAAGGATGCTAAATCGTTTAATGCTGACGCGGCAATTACAAACGGGGAAGCGTTAAGTATTTTAGTAAAATCCTTATCTTATTTCTATGTATATGATACACCTGAAAACCTTCAAACAAACCAATCGTTCAATAATGTCGGACCAGATCATCCTTTGTATCCAATAGTGGAACGTGCTGTTCAAATGGGAATTTTAAAACCAACGGATAGCTTTAATCCTGATGGAAATTTAAGTAGAGAACAATTGGCAGTATGGTATGTTCGTGCGATTGGTTTAGACGCTGCTGCGAAATATAATGTTATTTATCAATTAACAGTGACGGATGCTGATCAAGTACAAGATGAATTTGCTGGATATGTTGCATTGGCAAATGTATTGAAATTAATTTCCGTAGAAAATAACCAATTCAATCCACAAGGGAATGTGTCATATGCAGATATTGCAAAATCGATCTTCAATGTAGCACATAGCATTCATGATCATGGGTTAGTGGTACATCCATACTAA